In the Gymnodinialimonas sp. 202GB13-11 genome, one interval contains:
- a CDS encoding ATP phosphoribosyltransferase regulatory subunit yields MTLKSVIRAEAEALQAIFAGAMPVEAPMLVSADTLLDLYGEDIRGRAFTTHDPDRGELMLRPDFTVPVVQMHMDGGAEPARYTYLGEVFRMQDAGSGRPTEYLQLGYEVFDRENPLQADAEVFALMLKALDGLPIRAVTGDIGVLLAAIEALDTTKARKTALRRHVWRPRRFRALLDRFTGTGKPAKGRAEYLKAAEEQGLAAMIAQAGPPIGLRTTDEMNARLERLQAEAAADPIDQTQAEVLVSLLALKAPLSEAVDALQNFAVDLPGLQAAVEHFEARVEALKSAGVDVTDIPYEASYGRTQMEYYDGFVFGLLAPTPGLPPLATGGRYDALTRQLGGGREIPAVGGVIRPEQVHALRRAGA; encoded by the coding sequence GTGACCCTCAAATCCGTTATCCGGGCCGAGGCGGAGGCGCTTCAGGCCATTTTCGCGGGCGCCATGCCCGTGGAGGCGCCGATGCTGGTCAGTGCTGACACGTTGCTGGACCTCTATGGTGAGGATATCCGGGGCCGCGCTTTCACTACCCACGACCCCGACCGCGGCGAGCTGATGCTGCGCCCCGACTTCACGGTGCCGGTCGTGCAGATGCACATGGACGGCGGGGCCGAGCCTGCGCGTTACACCTATCTGGGCGAAGTCTTCCGGATGCAGGACGCGGGCAGCGGGCGGCCCACGGAATATCTGCAATTGGGCTATGAGGTCTTTGACCGTGAAAACCCGCTACAGGCCGATGCCGAGGTTTTTGCCCTGATGCTCAAGGCGCTAGATGGCCTGCCGATCCGTGCGGTGACGGGCGATATCGGCGTTTTGCTGGCGGCGATAGAGGCGCTCGATACGACGAAAGCGCGCAAAACCGCCCTGCGCCGCCATGTCTGGCGTCCGCGCCGCTTCCGCGCCTTGCTGGACCGTTTCACCGGCACTGGCAAACCTGCCAAGGGTCGCGCCGAATATTTGAAGGCTGCGGAAGAACAGGGACTGGCCGCGATGATCGCGCAGGCTGGTCCGCCAATCGGGCTGCGCACCACCGATGAGATGAACGCGCGGCTTGAACGTTTGCAGGCCGAAGCCGCCGCCGACCCGATTGACCAGACGCAGGCCGAGGTGCTCGTCAGCCTGCTGGCACTGAAGGCTCCGTTGTCCGAGGCCGTGGATGCGCTGCAAAACTTCGCAGTCGATCTGCCGGGTTTGCAGGCGGCAGTTGAGCATTTCGAGGCGCGTGTCGAGGCGCTCAAATCGGCAGGCGTCGATGTGACCGATATTCCGTACGAGGCCTCCTACGGGCGCACGCAGATGGAATACTACGACGGGTTCGTCTTCGGCCTCCTCGCGCCGACACCCGGTTTGCCGCCTTTGGCCACCGGCGGGCGCTACGATGCGCTGACCCGCCAGCTTGGCGGCGGACGGGAGATCCCGGCCGTGGGTGGGGTGATCCGGCCCGAACAGGTCCACGCGTTGCGGAGGGCAGGGGCATGA
- the hisG gene encoding ATP phosphoribosyltransferase, with amino-acid sequence MITLGVPSKGRLMEKTFQWFAARGIEMRRTGSDRDYGAEVAGLPIDLRLMSAGEIPRELAAGRIHLGVTGSDLVQERIPAWDQAVEVLAEMGFGHADLIIAVPAWWVDVRTLDDLDAVAADFRAAHGQRLRIATKYHRLVRDFLRDAGVADYRLVDSQGATEGTVAHGTAEAIADITSTGETLRANHLAILEDGLIHRSEATLFRSRAAKWNDSTRSALDIFEKQLKTGV; translated from the coding sequence ATGATCACGCTTGGTGTCCCCTCCAAGGGCCGGTTGATGGAGAAAACCTTCCAATGGTTCGCCGCGCGCGGGATCGAGATGCGCCGCACCGGGTCGGACCGGGATTATGGGGCCGAGGTTGCGGGCTTGCCCATCGACCTGCGTCTGATGAGTGCCGGTGAAATCCCGCGCGAACTCGCTGCAGGGCGCATCCATCTTGGCGTCACCGGCAGCGATCTGGTGCAGGAGCGTATCCCCGCCTGGGATCAGGCCGTTGAGGTTCTGGCCGAGATGGGCTTTGGCCATGCGGACCTGATTATCGCCGTGCCCGCATGGTGGGTCGATGTCCGTACGCTGGATGACCTTGATGCCGTCGCCGCTGATTTCCGCGCGGCCCATGGCCAGCGCCTGCGCATTGCCACCAAATACCATCGCCTTGTCCGCGATTTCCTGCGCGATGCGGGCGTGGCCGACTACCGGCTGGTCGACAGCCAAGGCGCAACCGAAGGCACAGTGGCCCACGGCACAGCCGAGGCGATTGCCGACATCACCTCAACCGGTGAGACGCTGCGGGCCAATCACCTTGCGATTCTGGAGGATGGATTGATCCACAGATCGGAGGCCACTTTGTTCCGCTCGCGGGCCGCGAAGTGGAATGATTCGACCCGTTCAGCGCTAGATATTTTTGAGAAACAGCTGAAAACTGGCGTCTGA
- a CDS encoding porin — MIRPILLATTVVAMPALASAQGLEFDGSVTAGANFNSIGGIPGTDITLNGYSFDFDGDLHFDESFSVGIGAGFSTGNLDITGAPNEINVDLISLSIEPVYRFSSGAYVGGYYRMGDLDLALLGPVTIGIDTSQYGIFGGYDFGQGHVEAFYGMSELGDNALIPVALNTDVTDFGVSGSYEVMDGLDVFGSVMRTNIESGATSLPITAYAIGAEYDLGNGFDIYGSVGGSTFDLSDLGPIDDITAFGATIGASYDLSASGSMPLVLSAEYSRTNVDLGTLAPIIGGNDLTVDRFALGVTIPIGNGSTTPLNSNTRTARGEYRSAVAALVNSF, encoded by the coding sequence ATGATCCGCCCAATTTTGTTGGCCACTACAGTTGTGGCTATGCCCGCCCTCGCTTCTGCCCAAGGTTTGGAATTCGATGGTTCCGTGACAGCCGGCGCAAACTTCAACTCCATCGGTGGCATCCCCGGAACCGACATCACGCTGAATGGCTATTCGTTCGATTTCGACGGCGATCTGCACTTTGACGAGTCGTTCTCGGTCGGCATCGGTGCCGGGTTCAGCACCGGAAACCTTGATATCACCGGCGCCCCGAACGAGATCAACGTCGATCTCATCAGCCTGTCGATCGAGCCGGTCTACCGCTTCTCAAGCGGGGCCTATGTGGGTGGTTACTACCGCATGGGCGATTTGGACCTCGCCCTGCTAGGCCCAGTCACAATCGGGATCGACACCTCGCAATACGGTATCTTCGGTGGGTACGACTTTGGCCAAGGCCATGTTGAGGCTTTCTATGGCATGTCCGAGCTTGGCGATAACGCCTTGATCCCAGTTGCACTGAACACCGACGTGACCGATTTCGGTGTGTCGGGATCGTATGAAGTGATGGACGGCCTCGACGTGTTCGGCTCCGTGATGCGGACCAATATTGAAAGCGGGGCAACCAGCCTTCCGATCACGGCCTATGCCATCGGTGCAGAATACGATCTTGGCAACGGTTTTGACATCTATGGTTCGGTCGGCGGCTCGACTTTCGATCTCAGCGATCTGGGTCCCATCGACGACATCACTGCCTTCGGTGCTACAATTGGCGCATCCTATGACCTGTCCGCATCGGGCTCCATGCCGCTGGTCCTGAGCGCTGAATACTCGCGTACCAATGTTGATCTGGGCACGCTTGCGCCGATCATCGGTGGCAATGACCTGACCGTGGACCGCTTCGCCCTTGGTGTGACGATCCCGATTGGCAACGGCTCGACCACGCCGTTGAACTCGAACACCCGCACGGCGCGGGGCGAGTATCGCTCGGCAGTGGCCGCTCTGGTCAATTCGTTCTGA
- a CDS encoding SlyX family protein: protein MDQRLEEQVAHLTKTVDEMSEVVARQDAEIAVLTRRVEMLMQREAEREVDASGTVPLADQKPPHW, encoded by the coding sequence ATGGATCAGCGATTGGAAGAGCAGGTGGCGCATCTGACCAAGACGGTCGATGAGATGTCCGAGGTGGTGGCGCGGCAGGATGCCGAGATTGCAGTCCTGACCCGCCGGGTTGAGATGTTGATGCAGCGCGAGGCCGAACGCGAGGTGGACGCCAGCGGGACAGTGCCGCTGGCTGACCAAAAGCCGCCGCATTGGTGA
- a CDS encoding adenosylcobalamin-dependent ribonucleoside-diphosphate reductase, producing the protein MTRFAAPIAEQIWDMKYRLKEADGTPIDGDVEATWRRIADALAEVEDDKTAFGEQFYGALEDFKYLPAGRIVAGAGTGRSVTLFNCFVMGTVPDSMGGIFDMLKEAALTMQQGGGIGYDFSTIRPKGAAVSGVAADASGPLSFMDVWDAMCRTIMSAGSRRGAMMATLRCDHPDIEAFIEAKQDPARLRMFNVSVLATDPFMEAVKNDAPWDLVFDGQVYRTVQARDLWDKMMRATYDYAEPGVIFIDRINAENNLNYAETIAATNPCGEQPLPPYGACLLGSINLARLVENPFDGGAIPDAALDDLVATAIRMMDNVVDASRFPLEEQRQEAQAKRRIGLGVTGLADALAMCGVRYGSDEAVTLTEQWMVRIANASYRASAMLAKEKGAFPLFDADAYAKAPMIRRLDADVQALIAEHGLRNALLTSIAPTGTISLFAGNVSSGIEPIFANSYTRKVLQPDGTRTEEEVVDFAVAAWRDLQGDTPLPEYFVTAQTLAPLDHVRMQAAAQPWVDSSISKTINVPADISFEAFKDVYAEAYATGCKGCTTYRPNDVTGSVLSVSEAEEKPQAQEAAEAATGEVVFLSEPLDRPSELEGNTYKVKWPDSEHALYITINDIVLNGHRRPFEVFINSKNMEHFAWTVALTRMISAVFRRGGDVSFVVEELKAVFDPRGGAWMQGKYVPSILAAIGGVIEKHMIATGFLAGEGMGLKSDPQAEVVNIGNRPGPACPSCGQYDLRMVEGCLTCASCGHSKCG; encoded by the coding sequence GTGACCCGCTTTGCCGCCCCGATTGCCGAGCAGATTTGGGACATGAAGTATCGCCTGAAAGAGGCGGACGGCACGCCCATTGATGGCGATGTCGAAGCGACATGGCGCCGGATCGCGGATGCCCTGGCTGAGGTTGAAGACGACAAAACCGCCTTCGGTGAGCAGTTCTACGGCGCTTTGGAGGATTTCAAATACCTGCCGGCGGGTCGCATCGTCGCCGGTGCCGGGACGGGCCGCAGCGTGACCCTCTTTAACTGCTTCGTCATGGGCACGGTTCCAGACAGCATGGGCGGCATCTTCGACATGCTGAAGGAAGCCGCGCTCACGATGCAGCAGGGCGGTGGGATCGGCTACGATTTCTCGACCATCCGGCCCAAGGGTGCTGCGGTCAGTGGCGTGGCAGCGGATGCGTCGGGCCCGCTGTCGTTCATGGATGTGTGGGATGCGATGTGCCGCACGATCATGTCGGCAGGTTCGCGACGGGGCGCGATGATGGCGACCCTGCGTTGCGATCACCCGGATATCGAGGCGTTTATCGAGGCGAAACAGGACCCTGCGCGGCTGCGGATGTTCAACGTGTCCGTGCTGGCGACGGATCCGTTCATGGAGGCGGTGAAGAACGACGCGCCGTGGGATCTGGTGTTCGACGGCCAAGTATATCGGACCGTTCAGGCCCGCGATCTGTGGGACAAGATGATGCGCGCGACCTACGATTATGCCGAGCCCGGCGTGATCTTCATCGACCGCATCAATGCTGAGAATAACTTGAACTACGCGGAAACGATCGCCGCAACGAACCCCTGCGGCGAGCAACCTTTGCCGCCCTACGGCGCGTGCCTGCTTGGGTCTATCAACCTCGCGCGTCTGGTCGAGAACCCGTTCGATGGCGGGGCGATCCCCGATGCCGCTCTGGATGATCTGGTCGCGACCGCCATCCGCATGATGGACAACGTCGTCGATGCCTCCCGCTTCCCGCTGGAAGAACAGCGGCAAGAGGCGCAGGCCAAGCGCCGCATCGGCCTCGGCGTCACAGGCCTTGCCGATGCGCTGGCCATGTGCGGTGTGCGCTACGGCTCGGATGAGGCCGTCACGTTGACCGAACAATGGATGGTGCGCATCGCCAACGCCTCCTACCGCGCCTCGGCGATGCTTGCAAAAGAGAAGGGGGCGTTCCCGCTTTTCGATGCAGACGCCTATGCCAAAGCGCCAATGATCCGGCGGCTGGATGCCGATGTGCAGGCGCTGATCGCTGAACATGGCCTGCGCAACGCGCTGCTGACCTCCATCGCGCCCACCGGCACGATCTCCCTCTTCGCAGGCAATGTCTCCTCCGGGATCGAGCCGATCTTTGCCAATTCCTACACCCGCAAGGTGCTTCAACCCGATGGCACGCGCACGGAAGAAGAGGTTGTCGATTTCGCCGTCGCCGCCTGGCGCGACCTGCAAGGCGACACGCCGCTGCCCGAGTATTTCGTCACCGCCCAAACCCTCGCGCCGCTGGATCACGTGCGCATGCAAGCCGCCGCACAGCCTTGGGTCGACTCGTCGATCTCCAAGACCATCAACGTCCCCGCCGATATCAGTTTCGAGGCGTTCAAGGACGTCTATGCCGAGGCTTACGCAACCGGCTGCAAGGGTTGCACAACCTACCGCCCGAACGATGTGACCGGTTCTGTCCTGTCCGTCTCGGAGGCCGAAGAAAAGCCACAAGCCCAAGAAGCTGCTGAAGCCGCGACGGGCGAAGTTGTCTTCCTGTCCGAGCCGCTCGACCGCCCGTCTGAACTCGAAGGCAATACGTACAAGGTCAAATGGCCCGACAGCGAGCACGCGCTTTACATTACGATCAACGATATCGTTCTGAACGGCCATCGTCGCCCGTTCGAAGTGTTCATCAACTCTAAGAACATGGAGCATTTCGCTTGGACGGTCGCTCTGACCCGCATGATCTCGGCCGTGTTCCGGCGCGGTGGAGATGTCAGCTTTGTCGTGGAAGAACTCAAGGCCGTCTTCGACCCGCGCGGGGGCGCGTGGATGCAGGGCAAATACGTGCCCTCGATCCTTGCGGCCATCGGCGGTGTGATCGAGAAGCATATGATCGCCACCGGGTTCCTCGCGGGGGAGGGGATGGGCCTCAAGTCCGACCCTCAGGCTGAAGTCGTCAATATCGGCAACCGCCCCGGCCCGGCTTGCCCATCGTGCGGGCAATACGATCTGCGGATGGTCGAAGGCTGCCTCACCTGCGCCTCCTGCGGCCACTCCAAGTGCGGCTAA
- a CDS encoding DUF1489 family protein has translation MADTIHLVKLCVGAEKVEDLLDWQENPRAKGPDGLPRHVTRMWPKRADQVLDGGSLYWVFKGLVLCRQPILRLDPVDRGDGINRCGIVLDPEVVRVAATPKRPFQGWRYLQPGDAPRDLPKGRAAQEPLPPQLENALAEIGVL, from the coding sequence TTGGCTGACACCATACATCTTGTGAAACTTTGCGTTGGTGCGGAGAAGGTCGAGGATCTGCTGGATTGGCAGGAAAACCCCCGTGCGAAGGGGCCTGACGGCCTGCCACGCCATGTCACCCGCATGTGGCCCAAGCGGGCTGATCAGGTACTCGATGGCGGATCACTCTACTGGGTGTTCAAGGGCTTGGTGCTGTGTCGCCAACCCATCCTGCGGCTTGACCCGGTGGATCGTGGTGACGGGATCAACCGTTGCGGCATCGTGTTGGACCCAGAGGTTGTCCGGGTCGCCGCAACGCCAAAGCGCCCGTTTCAGGGCTGGCGATATTTGCAGCCGGGCGATGCGCCGCGTGATCTGCCGAAGGGCCGTGCAGCGCAAGAGCCGCTGCCGCCGCAGCTTGAGAATGCGCTGGCTGAAATCGGCGTGCTCTGA
- the hisS gene encoding histidine--tRNA ligase yields the protein MAKQKKQPRPKAETPKGFRDYFGAEVSERQQMLAKIAEVYNRYGFDPLETSGVETVEALGKFLPDVDRPNEGVFAFEEDGMWLALRYDMTAPLARVAAQFRNDLPSPYRRYTMGPVWRNEKPGPGRFRQFYQCDADTVGSGSVAADAEICAMLSDCLEAVGIERGDYVVRVNNRKVLNGVMEVAGLAGDDKEAERGIVLRAIDKMDRLGEQGVRDLLGEGRKDESGDFTKGAGLSTGQADKIIAFVQATAGDNSQTIGNLKALTEGSDIGTQGVAELEQIAGLLDAQGYGPDRIVIDPSVVRGLGYYTGPVYEAELTFDVQNEKGQTVQFGSVAGGGRYDDLVKRFTGQEVPATGVSIGVDRLLSALRLTGKLKGEDAGPVIVTVMDRDRMADYQAMASTLRNAGIRAEVYLGNPKNFGNQLKYADKRRSPVAVIQGSDEADRGVVQLKDLILGAKLAQDATLEEWKSQPAQTEVPLADLVAEVQAMIARHQ from the coding sequence ATGGCAAAGCAGAAGAAGCAGCCCCGCCCCAAGGCCGAAACGCCAAAGGGCTTCCGCGACTATTTCGGCGCTGAAGTGTCCGAGCGTCAGCAGATGCTTGCCAAGATCGCTGAGGTCTATAATCGCTATGGCTTCGATCCGCTGGAGACCTCCGGGGTTGAGACGGTCGAAGCGTTGGGCAAGTTCCTGCCCGACGTCGACCGCCCGAATGAGGGTGTTTTCGCGTTCGAGGAAGATGGCATGTGGCTGGCCCTTCGCTATGACATGACGGCCCCATTGGCGCGTGTGGCCGCGCAGTTCCGCAACGATCTGCCATCGCCCTATCGCCGCTACACGATGGGTCCGGTCTGGCGCAACGAGAAGCCGGGTCCGGGGCGGTTCCGGCAGTTTTACCAATGCGACGCGGACACGGTCGGCAGCGGCTCTGTCGCCGCCGACGCCGAGATCTGCGCGATGCTGTCCGATTGCCTTGAGGCCGTGGGCATCGAGCGCGGCGACTACGTGGTGCGGGTGAACAACCGGAAGGTGCTGAACGGCGTCATGGAAGTGGCCGGACTGGCGGGCGATGACAAGGAAGCCGAGCGTGGCATTGTCCTACGCGCGATCGACAAGATGGACCGTCTGGGTGAGCAGGGCGTGCGCGATCTGCTCGGCGAAGGCCGCAAGGACGAAAGTGGGGATTTCACCAAGGGGGCGGGGTTATCCACTGGACAGGCGGACAAAATAATTGCGTTTGTGCAAGCCACGGCTGGGGATAACTCGCAGACCATTGGTAACCTTAAAGCGCTGACCGAAGGCTCGGATATCGGCACGCAAGGCGTGGCCGAACTCGAACAGATCGCCGGTCTTCTCGACGCACAAGGCTATGGCCCGGACCGCATCGTCATCGACCCCTCCGTTGTCCGTGGCCTCGGCTACTACACCGGCCCGGTCTATGAGGCTGAGCTGACCTTCGACGTGCAGAACGAGAAGGGGCAGACCGTCCAATTCGGTTCTGTCGCCGGGGGCGGGCGCTATGACGATCTGGTCAAGCGCTTCACCGGGCAGGAAGTGCCAGCCACGGGCGTGTCCATCGGCGTTGACCGTTTGCTGTCGGCTCTGCGCCTGACAGGCAAGCTGAAGGGCGAAGATGCAGGCCCGGTGATTGTGACCGTCATGGATCGCGACCGCATGGCCGATTATCAGGCCATGGCTTCCACCTTGCGCAACGCGGGCATCCGGGCCGAAGTCTACCTTGGCAATCCGAAGAACTTCGGCAACCAGCTCAAATATGCTGACAAGCGCCGGTCGCCGGTCGCGGTTATTCAGGGCTCGGACGAAGCGGACCGTGGTGTCGTGCAACTCAAGGACCTGATCCTCGGCGCGAAGCTGGCGCAGGACGCGACGCTGGAGGAATGGAAATCCCAGCCCGCGCAGACCGAGGTGCCACTGGCTGATCTCGTGGCCGAAGTCCAAGCCATGATCGCCCGTCACCAGTGA
- a CDS encoding phytanoyl-CoA dioxygenase family protein gives MVTQLGGEAMVEAAEFRANGYGIWPELVPVNALNALRAAADALIAEPAAADGGNHDINRGADRQFLHKRHADFPAVERFLFSPFMRDVARVALGEPHLFNEQFVVKGPRTGASFAWHQDGAYVPFEHRPYLSVWIALDDTTLENGALSILPRDLDRQGHIDPHHWDEIGKEKVGYDGPDTGTILPCPAGTMILFSSLTLHRSGANTTDRPRRAYLAQYSDGPIIDPSTGNPRNFAKPLA, from the coding sequence ATGGTGACGCAACTGGGAGGCGAAGCGATGGTTGAGGCAGCTGAGTTCCGAGCGAACGGGTATGGCATTTGGCCTGAGCTCGTGCCTGTGAATGCCTTGAATGCCCTGCGCGCGGCTGCCGATGCTTTGATTGCTGAGCCTGCGGCCGCCGATGGTGGCAACCACGACATCAACCGGGGCGCGGACCGGCAATTCCTGCACAAGCGCCATGCTGATTTCCCAGCGGTGGAACGGTTCCTCTTCAGCCCCTTCATGCGCGATGTCGCGCGGGTCGCCCTTGGCGAACCGCATCTGTTCAATGAGCAATTCGTCGTAAAGGGCCCCCGCACCGGGGCCAGTTTCGCGTGGCATCAGGACGGCGCTTACGTGCCGTTTGAACACCGGCCTTACCTGTCGGTCTGGATCGCGCTGGATGATACGACGCTGGAAAACGGTGCGCTATCGATCCTGCCGAGGGATTTGGACCGCCAGGGGCATATCGACCCACATCACTGGGACGAAATTGGGAAAGAAAAAGTCGGCTATGATGGCCCCGACACCGGCACCATCCTGCCCTGCCCAGCTGGCACAATGATCCTGTTCTCATCGCTGACGCTGCATCGCTCCGGCGCGAATACCACAGACCGTCCGCGCCGCGCCTATCTCGCGCAGTATTCCGACGGCCCAATCATCGATCCATCCACAGGAAATCCGCGTAATTTCGCCAAACCTTTGGCCTGA